The following are encoded in a window of Sminthopsis crassicaudata isolate SCR6 chromosome 3, ASM4859323v1, whole genome shotgun sequence genomic DNA:
- the GUCA2B gene encoding guanylate cyclase activator 2B — protein sequence MKVPAFPVAVAAVFLVLAQNTQSVFIKYGDHQVRLESVKKLDELLEPSQDLSIQIKAQGNLAILCNNPALPADLQPICENHQAANIFRALRDIAQDDCEICVNVACTGCYY from the exons ATGAAGGTCCCGGCGTTCCCCGTGGCGGTCGCTGCCGTGTTCTTGGTTCTGGCCCAGAACACCCAGTCCGTCTTCATCAAG TATGGAGACCACCAGGTGAGGCTGGAGTCTGTGAAGAAGTTGGATGAACTCTTGGAGCCATCTCAGGATTTGAGTATCCAAATAAAAGCCCAGGGGAACCTGGCCATCTTGTGCAACAATCCAGCACTGCCCGCCGACCTCCAGCCAATCTGTGAGAATCACCAAGCTGCCAACATCTTCAGAGCCCTGA GAGACATCGCCCAAGATGACTGTGAAATTTGTGTAAATGTGGCCTGCACAGGCTGTTACTACTGA